The Acropora muricata isolate sample 2 unplaced genomic scaffold, ASM3666990v1 scaffold_703, whole genome shotgun sequence genome has a segment encoding these proteins:
- the LOC136906199 gene encoding uncharacterized protein, translating into MVHCIVVGCGSKSGKHKVSFHTIPKIVSNQGQEHEERTRERRTRWIAAISREDTKTKGVLDSERVCGRHFVSGRAAKDWDVHNIDWVPTLNLGKKQFKKPKESDAEAAKARGERVKERRKRQFERQEIEAAKKRKELNQSGLPIQEIDFTSDIASTASSSRLDANLDEPSCGRSCDGGEETHEIFQASKSTSTDHIDTEIRPEGTKSTETQTEEFDYMFSRFVYRAPDKDFFNSSEKVRFYTGLPSYEVLIVVFDHVAPHVSRRLGCITLNRFQEFVMVLMKLRLNIPFQDLAYRFELSLSSVSRIFTSWIIAMDLRLSCFIHWPDREQLWKTMPMCFQYTFGRKVTVIIDCFEVFINKPTNLLARAQTFSSHKHHNTIKVLIGITPQGTVSFVSESWGGRTSDKFLTENCGILDKLLPGDTVMADRGFTISESVGLRHGKLVIPAFTKGKNQLDPVDVEQSRGIASVRIHVERVIGLLRRKYTILEGTLSTKFLSCDPSGPSESQVPIIDRILRVCSALVNFCPSVVPFD; encoded by the coding sequence ATGGTTCATTGTATTGTAGTCGGATGCGGTTCTAAGAGCGGAAAACATAAAGTAAGCTTCCATACCATCCCCAAAATCGTTTCAAACCAAGGACAAGAGCACGAAGAACGTACAAGAGAAAGAAGAACTCGTTGGATTGCGGCGATTAGTCGAgaagacacaaaaacaaagggtGTACTCGATAGCGAACGAGTCTGTGGTCGTCACTTTGTTTCAGGAAGAGCTGCAAAAGATTGGGACGTTCATAACATCGATTGGGTACCAACTCTGAACCTTGGAAAAAAACAGTTCAAGAAGCCTAAAGAGAGTGATGCTGAAGCAGCGAAAGCTAGAGGCGAAAGGGTTAAGGAAAGGAGGAAACGCCAGTTCGAGCGACAAGAAATCGAAGCGgctaagaaaagaaaggagTTGAATCAAAGTGGACTTCCTATCCAAGAGATTGACTTTACCAGTGACATTGCTTCGACTGCTAGTTCTTCTAGGTTAGATGCAAATCTTGATGAGCCTTCTTGTGGTAGAAGTTGTGATGGCGGCGAAGAAACTCACGAGATCTTTCAGGCAAGCAAGTCGACTTCTACGGATCACATTGATACGGAGATACGACCTGAAGGAACAAAAAGCACTGAAACACAGACAGAAGAATTCGACTATATGTTTTCAAGGTTTGTATATCGTGCACCGGACAaagatttttttaattcttCTGAGAAAGTACGGTTTTACACTGGTCTGCCATCCTATGAAGTCCTTATTGTAGTTTTCGATCATGTAGCTCCACATGTGTCACGACGACTTGGTTGCATCACCTTGAATagatttcaagaatttgttATGGTTCTGATGAAACTCCGTCTGAACATACCATTTCAAGATTTAGCGTACCGATTTGAGTTGTCTCTTTCAAGTGTGTCAAGGATATTCACGTCGTGGATAATTGCTATGGATCTTAGGCTCTCTTGTTTCATTCATTGGCCTGATAGAGAACAGCTATGGAAAACTATGCCGATGTGCTTTCAGTACACATTTGGTCGAAAGGTGACAGTGATTATCGATTGCTTCGAAGTGTTTATCAACAAACCAACGAATCTGTTGGCCAGAGCCCAAACATTCTCCTCACACAAACACCATAACACCATAAAAGTTCTTATTGGTATTACCCCACAAGGAACTGTATCTTTTGTGTCAGAGTCTTGGGGTGGACGTACCTCTGACAAATTCCTTACTGAGAActgtggtattttggacaaattACTACCGGGAGATACAGTTATGGCAGACAGAGGCTTCACTATCTCTGAAAGTGTGGGGCTAAGGCATGGTAAGCTTGTTATTCCTGCCTTCACAAAGGGAAAGAATCAACTGGATCCAGTTGATGTGGAGCAATCACGGGGAATTGCGAGTGTAAGGATTCATGTTGAAAGAGTTATAGGACTGCTGAGACGCAAGTATACTATATTAGAAGGTACACTATCAACAAAATTCTTAAGCTGTGATCCCAGTGGGCCCTCAGAGTCCCAGGTACCCATCATTGATCGTATTTTGAGAGTTTGCTCAGCCCTTGTAAATTTTTGCCCATCTGTAGTCCCATTCGATTAA